A single genomic interval of Armigeres subalbatus isolate Guangzhou_Male chromosome 1, GZ_Asu_2, whole genome shotgun sequence harbors:
- the LOC134211637 gene encoding uncharacterized protein LOC134211637 produces MTIAGVCDLVKLFSLLLVVLPFCENGGAVRAKAIGNVTSEEIDNEIIIIVSSSTQLSSVGTTEETTVRTTTDGSVPTFDRDHVTLRVPDELFASSANLTLKLRDLIGDLLVRSVTRLAKMMRFFQPLFGGHLTIEIPKELDKT; encoded by the exons ATGACGATCGCTGGAGTTTGTGATTTGGTGAAGTTGTTCTCGCTGCTGCTGGTGGTGTTACCGTTCTGCGAGAACGGTGGAGCAGTCCGGGCGAAGGCCATCGGGAATGTGACGTCGGAAGAAATTGATaatgaaataattattattgtgtCGTCGTCGACGCAGCTGTCGAGCGTGGGAACCACCGAGGAGACGACAGTAAGGACAACAACGGACGGCAGTGTGCCAACGTTCGACCGGGACCATGTGACACTGCGGGTACCGGACGAGCTGTTCGCGTCCAGTGCGAATCTAACGCTTAAGTTGCGGGATCTGATTGGCGATCTGTTGGTG AGATCCGTCACCCGACTGGCCAAAATGATGCGGTTTTTCCAGCCCCTTTTCGGCGGTCATCTCACGATTGAAATACCAAAAGAATTGGATAAAACCTAA
- the LOC134207070 gene encoding uncharacterized protein LOC134207070, with product MKKYPSNIVVAGINDTKSQMSSSSVVHIRSRYSGFSANVKCLVTDKVTAELPSSTVDIIDWEIPPGVQLADPLFYQSGKVDLLLGNQLFWKLLLPGEVQLADNLPCLRETRLGWVVGGVCNDEKYDPVVNSHSLTFDKLNRCVQKFWEVEEILSAAPPSEAEDCERHFQETHRRDETGRFIVQLPLDKDVAELSDSRSMALKRFYILERRFEQDPELKRQYAEFMEDYERLGHCEEIKEGDDPEGVIWYLPHHAILRPSNTTTEWYLMHPPK from the coding sequence ATGAAAAAGTATCCGTCCAACATCGTCGTAGCAGGGATTAATGACACCAAGAGTCAAATGTCAAGCAGCAGTGTAGTTCATATCCGATCGAGATATTCCGGTTTTAGTGCCAACGTGAAGTGCTTGGTGACTGACAAGGTTACAGCTGAATTACCATCATCAACGGTGGACATCATTGATTGGGAAATTCCACCCGGAGTCCAACTTGCCGATCCATTGTTCTATCAATCTGGAAAGGTAGACTTGTTACTAGGCAACCAATTATTCTGGAAACTTCTGTTGCCTGGTGAAGTTCAACTAGCGGATAATCTTCCATGTCTGCGAGAGACTCGGCTAGGTTGGGTCGTCGGTGGTGTTTGCAATGACGAGAAGTATGATCCCGTAGTTAATTCGCATTCACTCACATTTGACAAACTGAATCGCTGCGTTCAAAAATTCTGGGAAGTTGAGGAAATATTGAGTGCGGCGCCACCATCGGAAGCTGAAGACTGTGAACGACATTTTCAAGAAACTCATCGTCGAGATGAAACCGGGCGGTTTATCGTTCAATTGCCTTTGGATAAGGATGTTGCTGAGTTAAGTGATTCCCGTTCGATGGCTCTTAAAAGATTTTACATTCTGGAGAGAAGATTCGAACAAGATCCTGAGTTGAAGCGACAGTATGCCGAGTTTATGGAAGACTACGAGCGGCTCGGCCACTGTGAAGAGATCAAAGAAGGCGATGATCCCGAAGGTGTTATTTGGTACCTGCCACATCACGCCATCTTACGTCCGTCGAATACCACCACCGAGTGGTATTTGATGCATCCGCCAAAGTGA